The nucleotide window GAGAGGGACGCTTTTGGCAGCGCCTACCACACCTAGCTCAGTGCCACGTACCGCGGCCGCTGCAGAAAGCGCGCCTTGCGACGCTCCAGCGGGACCCCAGGCTGCCTCGCAGATATTTTCCCCGGAATGTTTGCCATCTCCCAGACCCCGCCTCTGGGTGGGGTTGGTGTAGGTCTGGCGGGCGGCGCCCTTTGCTTTCCTCCTCCCAACCAGCTCTGAACCACGTTTACGGGATGTTTAATGCACTATAATAAAACAGCTAATAATTCCCGCCCACGGAAGCAGGGAGTCCCTCGCCGAAGCGACGCTGACAACGCCTCCGGTGAAGAATCCACTCAGCCAAGAGGGCGCGGCTGGTGGAGAGCGCCTGCGCCATGTGGTGGCGCCAAAGCCGCGAAGGTGGGCGGAAACCATAGCAACACGGCGAGACGATTGCTACGCCGTGCGTGATGACGTTGTGGGGAGCGCCCCCCAACGCCGGATTATGATGCAATCAGCGGCGCGGGCTCCGCGGTCTCGTGTGACCGCGGGCGCAGCCTCCTGGCCTCCAAACAGCAGCAACGGCAGAGGCAGGCAGGCGAGGTCAAGATGGTGGCTCCGCGGGCGGGGGAGGtgttggagggaggaggagccagaCCTTAGCCGACCGGAAACACCGACACCCAGAGGCCTCCCGGgagccgccgccgctgccgcctcCGCCGCCTGCTCCAGCTCGAGAGACGCGAGCGGGCGGCGGGGCGGGCCGtaagagagcagaggagggagggcggGGGCGGAGTCGCCCGCCTTAGCCCCCGCCCCTGGCCGCGGTCCCGGGCCCTGCCCCGCGCGGCCCTCCCCGGCTCGCCCAGCCCCGGTGTGGCAGCGGCTCATGGCGGCGGTGGGGCCCCCGCAGCAGCAGGTGCGGATGGCCCATCAGCAGGTCTGGGCGGCGCTCGAGGTGGCGCTCCGGGTGCCCTGCCTCTACATCATCGACGCCATCTTCAACTCCTACTACGATTCCAGCCAAAGCcggttctgcatcgggctccagaTCTTCCTCCGGCTCCTTGGTAAGGGAAACGGGCTAGCTTGCGTCCCGGGACGGCTTTGAGGGCCGAAACGTGCTGCAGGGATCGGGCACCCGCGCgcagtgtgtatatgtgtgtttgagAACCAGTTTCTTCGCCAATAGGAGCGTCTTTGCAGgttgggaggggggaagagatGACACTTGTCTCAGAGTTGACAGCGGAGCGGTCCTCCTGAAGAGTCAGCCCTCTGTTCATTTTTGCAGCCGAGGGTGGGGAGAAAGCATGGTGTGTGAGCATGCGGCTCTTTGCCTGCTGTTTCTCTTGGGGAATGAGTGCTTGGCGTGCCGCGTCTTATGCGACAGCCTTGGAAAAACAGCAACTGTTTGCCCCGATCTCGCCGTGTGTGACCTTGGACTTGTAGTGCCAaagcctgggcctcagtttccccctttccAAAATGCAGAGTACTCTTATGTTGTCACTTCTGTATCCACGGGGTCCACATGATCGTGAAGTATCTGCGGTAAATGACAtccaaaagaaagagacaggGTTTTGAATGTCAGACCTTGAAACCATTACTAAAAATGCTCATGAGGAAGGCGATACTTGTAACGAGTCCTAAAATTTTCCATGAACAGAGAGGTATTGAAAATGGCTATAAAAACGTGGCTAGAAAGTGATGAGACTTTTCCAAAAGAGACTTATGAAAATCAGTGTCTTTGTTGTATATGAATGGAGTGTTAAAAATATCTTATGTTTCACTCCCCATCTTCGCTTGCATTACCACTTGCATTTATccataaaagaattttttaaagtaattgaaaCTTGGCAAATTTCGTTGATGAGGTAATTCTTGTGATCAGTTTTTAGTAGGCTTGTGATTTTGAAGTGTTGCTGAGGAAGGGTTGTTGATGAGATCCTTACCAAGCCTTTCTGAATTAGGAGCCATCTGTTGCTTCTTTATTCCtccaaaaaaaatgttgttttgttattggcaataaatagcattttacatttgtttggtactttctttGGTAAAGCATTTTCACTAACCTGAACTTTAAACATCTCTCAGAGGTGGtttgtgttctcattttttaaatgaggaaactgagagctATAGAGTTTTAGTGTGTTTTGCTTTTGATATAAAGCAATTAAGTGGTTGTCAGAGCCTAGGCTTAAAAATCTTCTGACATCAAGGATGGTTCACTTTCCTCCTCCATACAGCTGCTATCCAGATACAGAATGATACAGTAATGATCATATGCTAGGTCTTAAAACTAACAGATGTGAATGTGTTCTTTAGCACAGGACTTGGTAACCCACCAGCTACTTAATCCCAGTCATTCCTACTTACCACTGCAAAAGTGTAAGGCCCTCATTATTTGTGGCAAAAGCGGAGCTGTGTGATTTCACAGCGTATACAATCTTTAcgttctacatctgaaactagtatgttatatgtcagttataccgcAGCTTATAAAGAAAGCATTCACTAGTTTTAATCTTTCATACTTAACGTATTTTGCTTAATTCTGGTAGTCATGGGTAGAAGTGATTTCAGTTAAATAACGTTAAAGTGAAATTAGTAAGGGGGACCTGTTGGGGAGGCATTTTATTTCTGCCAGTTAGAAACCACTCATCATGATCATAAATTTACAGGCAGTTTCTTATCTCAGTATAGTTACTTAGGGGTTCCAGCTGAGCCTGACCAGCTGCCAGCCCTCTTGCCCTGCCATACCTACCCGCGTTTGTTGATGATACACATGCAGGCAAGAGCTATGCCAATTCTTGGtatggagagaaatggagaaaaattatcATTTCTATTCCTCAGCTCCGCAGGTTGAGAGAGAGCTTgctagagagagaacagaagctaACAGACTTCTACGGAACTTTATCAATTTTAGGATAACCCAAGTGCTGCTTTGGAAACTAACCGAATATAACATAGACAAGAGGGGATGGGGAAGGTGACTTTCCTTGCTTCTGTGTTGAGAGGAGGTcgtcttggagaaaaaa belongs to Ailuropoda melanoleuca isolate Jingjing chromosome 9, ASM200744v2, whole genome shotgun sequence and includes:
- the RNF139 gene encoding E3 ubiquitin-protein ligase RNF139 isoform X3, which encodes MAAVGPPQQQVRMAHQQVWAALEVALRVPCLYIIDAIFNSYYDSSQSRFCIGLQIFLRLLEFQLKNTEERLMEEAEKEYQPHY